In Flavobacteriales bacterium TMED191, the sequence AAAAAAGGTCAAATAAATTTGATTACTAATTCTGAAGTCATTGAATTAAAGGGCACACCCACTTTACAAAGTTTAGATGTTAAGAGTAATTTAGATGAAGAAGTCATAAGTTTAGAAACAGATTACTGGATTCCTTTATTTGGACTTACTCCAAAGTTAGGTCCAATTGCAAATTGGGGCCTAAATCTAGATAAAAATGCTATTAATGTAAACACTTTGGATTATAGCACCAATATTGAAGGGGTATATGCTATTGGCGATATAAATACATATCCTGGAAAACTAAAATTAATTCTAAGTGGTTTTCATGAGGGAGCTTTGATGGCTCAATCTGCCTTTAAACATGTATTCCCTGATGGTAAACAGTCATTTAAATATACTACAGTTCTAGGCAAAATTGAAGGTTTTTAAAAAGTGGAAAATAAAGAAACGCTAATTGATAATGTTATTGAAAATCCAAATAACTTGGATATTATCACGATCAACATTATCGACGTTGATGACACTCGTTATGTTTTAAGAACTTTAGTTCATCAAAATCAAAACTTAATGGAAGTTTTTAGAGAAGTGGAATTTGCTATGGGCCATTGTGGTGGCATGGCTCTTTGTGCTTCTTGTCATTGTTATATTGAGAGTTCACACTGCTTAAATAGCAAAGATTTGGAAGAGGAGTCAATGTTGGATCAGTTACAAAATATTAATTCCGAGAAAAGTAGGCTTATTTGTCAAATTCCTATGGATAAGTCATTAGACGGAATTGTAATTAGAATTGTAAGAGATTAGGTTTTTAGATGTTTGGGTATATAACAAACAGGAATAGGTTCGGTTTTATGTTTATTATTTATTCTAAATTTATTAAAAATACTTAAAACCTCAATTTGTCTTTTTGTTAGTTGGTCTCCATTGTCGTAGTCCATAGCCCATTCTAACTCTTCATATGTTGCCCCAATCTGATCTTCATCAGTCCTTCCGTCCTGCCACAGCCCGTCAGTAGGGGGGGTACTTATAATATCAGAGTGAATTTGACAGTATTTTGCTAATTTTCGTACTTCGGATTTACTAAGATCTGCAATTGGACTAATGTCAACTCCCCCATCACCATATTTTGTAAAAAATCCTATTCCGAAGTCTTCAACTTTATTTCCAGTTCCCACCACTAAGCCATTTTTAGATCCTGCAATTTGATAAAGCGCAGTCATCCGAATTCTAGCCCTCGAATTTGCTAAACTTAAGTGAGAATGAAATTTAGTTGGAATAGTAGTTTTGTAATTTTCAAATAAAGAACTCAGATCGATATATTCTTTTTGAACATTTTTGTGCTCTTTAGTAAGTAAGTTTATATGAAGATTAGCATTTTTTAGTTCTAATTCTTTCTGATGAATTGGCATCGATACTACAATAGTTTTTATTTCAGTTAATGCACATAGTTTAGATGTGAGTGCGGAGTCAATTCCTCCAGATATACCAACAGTTAATGTTTCAATTGAATTATCTTGAGCGTATCTTTTTATCCATTTGACAATAAAATTTTTAGTTTCTTCCAGGTTCATTTTTTTTAGAATAAAAAGCCGAATCTTAATCCAATTTGATGAAATAAGGCATCGGGGTCGTTATTATCACCTAGTGCATTGGTGATATTATTGTTAAAAAACATACTTCCCTCTACAGATGTTTTGCCGCCTAGTGAGTATTCCATGCCAATAAATATAGATATATCGATTAGTCCCGGATTTGTAGTTTTGTTTAGAGTATTTGGACTTATCATTTCTTTTATTTTTAGATTTATTGATGGGCCAATTCTTGCAAAATAATTAAAGTAGCCAATTTCTCGGGATCTCATCTTTATAAAAATTGGAACAGTTAAATACTGCACTTTGTAGTCAATTGTTTGATTTTGACTTAAGACTCCTCCTTTATATGTGATTCCAAACCCAGATTCCAATCTATGAAATTCATTTAAAGCCACTTCAAGAGCATAGCCATAAACCACCCCAGGTTTACTGTTTGTTTCTATATCTTTTGAATCAGTTTGAATAAAATTGATTGCAGGAGCTAAATAAAGTCCCATACGAGCATTTTTTAGTTTATTGCTAAAATCTTGTGAAAAAGAAAATGAAAATAAGATGCAAAACAAATAGAGAAAATTTAACTTTTTCATATTTTTAGGAAATCTGTAGTTCATGTCTAATATACATTATATGAATAATTAAACGAAATGAAAAAAAGGATTTTATTAACTTTTTTAGCTCTAAGCTTTTTGATTTTAGCTTTTTTGCTTATTAGCAAGGATTTATACTCTAAAAGTGAAAAATGCGATTTGGATGTTTACAGATTTGAACAAGAATTTTTTAGCTTAGATTCAGACTCGTTTAACATTAAACTGCCTTTATTAAAAAGCAAATACCCTAGTTTTTTTCTTGATAATGAGATAGATTTTAAGGAAGATGTTTTTCTTAATGATACTTTGCAAAACATCTTTGATTCTGTTCAAGGGATTTTTTCAAATGATTTATTAGATTTAGATAAGTTAAATGATGGATTTTGTAATTATAAATTTTATTTCCCTAATCATAATCTCAGTTTATACACTTACATAGAGGGAACATTCGACTATAGGTATCCTGTTGTTTATTCTCATGAGAAGTTATATTTATCCTTAGATCTTTTTTTAGGTCGAAGCCATATTTTTTACAATGCAATTCCTGATTATATTAAGTACTCTCATGATGCAGAATATATACCTTCCACTTGCTTTTTATCTCTAGCAGGAAGACATATTCCTTATCAGCAGCCTGAAAATTTTATTTCTGCAATGCTATATTATGCAAAAGCTTATTTTTTTACTCAAAAAATGCTACCAGATATTCAAGATAATATTTTGTTCAAGTGTCCACAGGAAAAAATGAATTGGTGCTTAAAAAATGAAAGTGTTATTTGGGAGTATTTGATTGAAAAAGATTATTTATTCTCTGTTTCACCAGAGCTGCTTGAAAGATTTATTTTTTTATCTCCATTTTCAAAATTTGGTCTGGGTGTTGATCAAAATTCACCTGGAAGCGTGGGTGTTTGGGTGGGTTTACAGATTTTAAAATCATATGTAAAGAATAATAATATATCATTAGTCGAGTTATTAAATGAAACAGATTACATGAAAATTTTAAACAAATCAGGATATAAACCTTAATAAGACATGAAAAAAAAAGCAACAATAAATTTTGAAGTTAATTTAGATGAAAATAACATTCCTGAAGATATAAACTGGTCTGCCTCAGACAGCGATTTTGATAGTAAAAAAGCAAAGGCAGTTATGATTTCTATTTGGGATGGTGAGCAAAAAAGTTCTTTAAAAATAAATCTATGGACTAAAGAGATGATGGCAGAGGAAATGAAGTTTTTCACTTTTCAAATTATTGACTCTCTTGCTGATAATTATAAAAAATCTGTTGGTGATGAAAAGATTTCAGCTGAAATAAAAGATTTTGCAAAAAAAATTGGGAAAGCTATAAATGTTATTAAGTAATATTTGATTGAAAATTAAAATACTGATTGTTGAGTTTTTCAATTTTGGTTAAAACCTCATTTATCCCAATTTTATTTTTTGATGAAGTTACAATAGTTTCAGGAATACTAACCCAGTTATTTTGCTTCATAGATTTATTATATATCTCTGCGCTTTTTTTTATTTTGTAGGCACTTAGTTTATCACATTTTGTAAATGTCCTAATAAAGTAAATATTATTATTAACCAACCATTCCATTTTTTCTAAATCAATTTTTTGAGGTTCTATACGAATATCAATTAAAAAAAATACAGCAATTAATTGAACACCTCTATTTTGAAAATAATTATTATTTCTTTCAATTATTTCTTTTCTTTTTTGCTTGCTTATTTTTGCATAACCATACCCTGGTAAATCTACTAGACACCATTTATTATTGACTTCGAAATGATTAATTAATTGAGTTTTGCCAGGTTTTGAGGATGTGTATGCAGCT encodes:
- a CDS encoding ferredoxin, encoding MENKETLIDNVIENPNNLDIITINIIDVDDTRYVLRTLVHQNQNLMEVFREVEFAMGHCGGMALCASCHCYIESSHCLNSKDLEEESMLDQLQNINSEKSRLICQIPMDKSLDGIVIRIVRD
- the nadE gene encoding NAD(+) synthase, which gives rise to MNLEETKNFIVKWIKRYAQDNSIETLTVGISGGIDSALTSKLCALTEIKTIVVSMPIHQKELELKNANLHINLLTKEHKNVQKEYIDLSSLFENYKTTIPTKFHSHLSLANSRARIRMTALYQIAGSKNGLVVGTGNKVEDFGIGFFTKYGDGGVDISPIADLSKSEVRKLAKYCQIHSDIISTPPTDGLWQDGRTDEDQIGATYEELEWAMDYDNGDQLTKRQIEVLSIFNKFRINNKHKTEPIPVCYIPKHLKT
- the gldC gene encoding gliding motility protein GldC; amino-acid sequence: MKKKATINFEVNLDENNIPEDINWSASDSDFDSKKAKAVMISIWDGEQKSSLKINLWTKEMMAEEMKFFTFQIIDSLADNYKKSVGDEKISAEIKDFAKKIGKAINVIK
- a CDS encoding YihA family ribosome biogenesis GTP-binding protein, translating into MSINNNLTISHFQSSNTVNDCPTKIQPEYAFIGRSNVGKSSLINSILNQKAAYTSSKPGKTQLINHFEVNNKWCLVDLPGYGYAKISKQKRKEIIERNNNYFQNRGVQLIAVFFLIDIRIEPQKIDLEKMEWLVNNNIYFIRTFTKCDKLSAYKIKKSAEIYNKSMKQNNWVSIPETIVTSSKNKIGINEVLTKIEKLNNQYFNFQSNIT